One genomic segment of Anguilla anguilla isolate fAngAng1 chromosome 2, fAngAng1.pri, whole genome shotgun sequence includes these proteins:
- the LOC118221830 gene encoding tubulin beta-4B chain isoform X1 produces MREIVHLQAGQCGNQIGAKFWEVISDEHGIDPTGTYHGDSDLQLDRISVYYNEATGGKFVPRAILVDLEPGTMDSVRSGPFGQIFRPDNFVFGQSGAGNNWAKGHYTEGAELVDSVLDVVRKEAESCDCLQGFQLTHSLGGGTGSGMGTLLISKIREEYPDRIMNTFSVVPSPKVSDTVVEPYNATLSVHQLVENTDETYCIDNEALYDICFRTLKLTTPTYGDLNHLVSATMSGVTTCLRFPGQLNADLRKLAVNMVPFPRLHFFMPGFAPLTSRGSQQYRALSVPELTQQMFDAKNMMAACDPRHGRYLTVAAVFRGRMSMKEVDEQMLNVQNKNSSYFVEWIPNNVKTAVCDIPPRGLKMAATFIGNSTAIQELFKRISEQFTAMFRRKAFLHWYTGEGMDEMEFTEAESNMNDLVSEYQQYQDATAEEGEFEEEGEEEVA; encoded by the exons ATGCGCGAAATAGTCCACCTGCAAGCCGGACAATGTGGAAATCAGATCGGAGCCAAG ttctggGAGGTGATTAGTGACGAGCATGGCATCGACCCCACGGGGACATACCACGGTGACAGTGACTTGCAGCTGGACAGGATCAGCGTGTACTACAATGAGGCCACAG GTGGGAAGTTTGTTCCCCGGGCCATCCTGGTGGACCTGGAGCCCGGCACCATGGACTCAGTCCGCTCCGGGCCCTTCGGACAGATCTTCAGACCCGATAACTTTGTGTTTG GCCAGAGTGGCGCCGGAAACAACTGGGCGAAGGGCCACTacacagagggggcggagctggtgGATTCGGTCCTGGACGTGGTGAGGAAGGAGGCTGAGAGCTGCGACTGCCTGCAGGGCTTCCAGCTCACCCACTCCCTGGGCGGGGGCACGGGCTCGGGCATGGGCACCCTGCTCATCAGCAAGATCCGGGAGGAGTACCCCGACCGCATCATGAACACCTTCAGCGTGGTGCCCTCCCCGAAGGTGTCCGACACGGTGGTGGAGCCCTACAATGCCACCCTCTCTGTCCACCAGCTAGTGGAGAACACGGATGAGACCTACTGCATCGACAACGAGGCACTCTACGACATCTGCTTCCGCACGCTCAAGctcaccacccccacctacGGAGACCTCAACCACCTGGTGTCCGCCACCATGAGCGGCGTCACCACCTGCCTGCGCTTCCCCGGCCAGCTCAACGCCGACCTGCGCAAACTGGCCGTCAACATGGTGCCCTTCCCCCGCTTGCACTTCTTCATGCCCGGCTTCGCCcccctcaccagcagggggagccagcAGTACCGCGCCCTCTCCGTGCCCGAGCTCACCCAGCAGATGTTCGACGCCAAGAACATGATGGCGGCGTGCGACCCGCGCCACGGGCGCTACCTGACGGTGGCCGCCGTGTTCCGCGGGCGCATGTCCATGAAGGAGGTGGACGAGCAGATGCTGAACGTACAGAACAAGAACAGCAGCTACTTCGTGGAGTGGATCCCCAACAACGTCAAGACCGCCGTCTGTGACATCCCGCCGCGCGGCCTCAAGATGGCCGCCACCTTCATCGGCAACAGCACCGCCATCCAGGAGCTGTTCAAGCGCATCTCGGAGCAGTTCACCGCCATGTTCCGCCGCAAGGCCTTCCTGCACTGGTACACCGGCGAGGGCATGGACGAGATGGAGTTCACCGAGGCCGAGAGCAACATGAACGACCTGGTGTCCGAGTACCAGCAGTACCAGGACGCCACCGCAGAGGAGGGCGAGTTCGAGGAGGAAGGCGAAGAGGAAGTGGCCTGA
- the LOC118221831 gene encoding piggyBac transposable element-derived protein 4-like — protein sequence MPLKSFHTLSRMIRFDSREFRRAGRVPDKLAPIRNVWEKWAERLPCLYNPGPEVTVGEQLGPFRGCCPFRQYIPSKPGKYGIKIRTLCDATSSYVWNMQVNTRKAASGALEKNGGVRILLDMTEGLRWRNITCDSSFTSYELGQELLKRKMTMVGEVRKNRKGREVFSSKFAFIPSATLVSYCPKRNRSAVLLSTLHKDAEVGDGEDRKPAVVMDYNRSKGGVVNLGKATGIYSCKRVTARWPLVIFYNIIDVSSHNAVIIWNKLNPTWMAGKRSKKRAFLDQLGRELVTPQIQRRGHPHPARRLRRPSREPSRGWNLAPIRPRFRLQPL from the exons ATGCCCCTGAAGTCCTTTCACACTCTCTCGAGAATGATCAGATTTGACAGCCGTGAGTTCAGACGGGCGGGGCGTGTCCCAGACAAACTGGCGCCAATCCGGAACGTCTGGGAGAAGTGGGCGGAGCGTCTACCTTGCCTTTACAACCCTGGGCCTGAAGTGACCGTGGGCGAGCAGCTGGGTCCGTTCAGAG GTTGCTGTCCTTTCCGGCAGTATATTCCCAGCAAGCCGGGAAAGTACGGAATCAAGATACGGACCCTCTGTGACGCCACATCCAGCTACGTGTGGAACATGCAAGTGAACACTAGGAAGGCTGCCAGTGGAGCTCTGGAGAAAAATGGAGGCGTGCGTATCCTGCTAGACATGACTGAAGGTCTGAGGTGGCGCAATATTACGTGCGACAGTTCCTTCACCTCATACGAACTCGGCCAGGAGCTCCTGAAGAGGAAGATGACCATGGTGGGCGAGGTTAGAAAGAACAGAAAGGGCCGCGAGGTCTTCTCCTCCAAGTTTGCCTTCATCCCCTCCGCCACTCTTGTTTCTTACTGCCCGAAGAGGAACAGGAGCGCGGTCCTCCTGAGCACCCTGCACAAGGACGCTGAGGTCGGTGACGGCGAGGACAGGAAGCCAGCCGTCGTCATGGACTACAACCGTAGCAAAGGAGGAGTGGTCAATCTGGGAAAAGCCACTGGAATTTACAGCTGTAAGCGGGTGACCGCCCGCTGGCCCCTGGTCATCTTCTACAACATCATCGACGTGTCCTCCCACAACGCCGTCATCATCTGGAACAAGCTCAACCCTACCTGGATGGCCGGCAAGCGGAGTAAGAAGAGGGCGTTTTTGGACCAGCTGGGAAGAGAGCTTGTGACCCCCCAAATACAAAGAAGGGggcacccccaccccgcacGGCGGCTCCGGCGGCCCTCGCGAGAGCCGTCCAGGGGGTGGAACCTGGCCCCAATCCGCCCGAGGTTCCGTCTGCAGCCGCTTTAG
- the LOC118221830 gene encoding tubulin beta chain isoform X2, whose protein sequence is MDSVRSGPFGQIFRPDNFVFGQSGAGNNWAKGHYTEGAELVDSVLDVVRKEAESCDCLQGFQLTHSLGGGTGSGMGTLLISKIREEYPDRIMNTFSVVPSPKVSDTVVEPYNATLSVHQLVENTDETYCIDNEALYDICFRTLKLTTPTYGDLNHLVSATMSGVTTCLRFPGQLNADLRKLAVNMVPFPRLHFFMPGFAPLTSRGSQQYRALSVPELTQQMFDAKNMMAACDPRHGRYLTVAAVFRGRMSMKEVDEQMLNVQNKNSSYFVEWIPNNVKTAVCDIPPRGLKMAATFIGNSTAIQELFKRISEQFTAMFRRKAFLHWYTGEGMDEMEFTEAESNMNDLVSEYQQYQDATAEEGEFEEEGEEEVA, encoded by the exons ATGGACTCAGTCCGCTCCGGGCCCTTCGGACAGATCTTCAGACCCGATAACTTTGTGTTTG GCCAGAGTGGCGCCGGAAACAACTGGGCGAAGGGCCACTacacagagggggcggagctggtgGATTCGGTCCTGGACGTGGTGAGGAAGGAGGCTGAGAGCTGCGACTGCCTGCAGGGCTTCCAGCTCACCCACTCCCTGGGCGGGGGCACGGGCTCGGGCATGGGCACCCTGCTCATCAGCAAGATCCGGGAGGAGTACCCCGACCGCATCATGAACACCTTCAGCGTGGTGCCCTCCCCGAAGGTGTCCGACACGGTGGTGGAGCCCTACAATGCCACCCTCTCTGTCCACCAGCTAGTGGAGAACACGGATGAGACCTACTGCATCGACAACGAGGCACTCTACGACATCTGCTTCCGCACGCTCAAGctcaccacccccacctacGGAGACCTCAACCACCTGGTGTCCGCCACCATGAGCGGCGTCACCACCTGCCTGCGCTTCCCCGGCCAGCTCAACGCCGACCTGCGCAAACTGGCCGTCAACATGGTGCCCTTCCCCCGCTTGCACTTCTTCATGCCCGGCTTCGCCcccctcaccagcagggggagccagcAGTACCGCGCCCTCTCCGTGCCCGAGCTCACCCAGCAGATGTTCGACGCCAAGAACATGATGGCGGCGTGCGACCCGCGCCACGGGCGCTACCTGACGGTGGCCGCCGTGTTCCGCGGGCGCATGTCCATGAAGGAGGTGGACGAGCAGATGCTGAACGTACAGAACAAGAACAGCAGCTACTTCGTGGAGTGGATCCCCAACAACGTCAAGACCGCCGTCTGTGACATCCCGCCGCGCGGCCTCAAGATGGCCGCCACCTTCATCGGCAACAGCACCGCCATCCAGGAGCTGTTCAAGCGCATCTCGGAGCAGTTCACCGCCATGTTCCGCCGCAAGGCCTTCCTGCACTGGTACACCGGCGAGGGCATGGACGAGATGGAGTTCACCGAGGCCGAGAGCAACATGAACGACCTGGTGTCCGAGTACCAGCAGTACCAGGACGCCACCGCAGAGGAGGGCGAGTTCGAGGAGGAAGGCGAAGAGGAAGTGGCCTGA